DNA sequence from the Acipenser ruthenus chromosome 20, fAciRut3.2 maternal haplotype, whole genome shotgun sequence genome:
CTTTCTTTGTAATGACTAAGAAGTTGAGACATGCAGTACAGTTCTTAGTACAATGCAGGGGTAATACCACAAACATACATGACAACTGTTTTGCAAAAGGACTGGAACTTATTTACATGGTAGTACAGGCTTTAGTAATCCATGAAAAAAATCCAATAAGAATAATaagacacacatatacacagaacAAAAAAGCAGGATTGTCAATTAAGCATTGTACCTACAAACTAGAGCAAGTGtatttccatgaaaaaaaaaatattctgtataTTTCCCTATGCAAAGCATTTTTAAACTTGTTACAGAATTAATAGATCATGTGACAATTCTGAAAAAGGTGCTGTCTATACATTTACACTTAGAGATGGGTCTGGTTTCTACACTCCAAGtctttctgtgtctgtctgtaattCCATGTATGCTCCTAGAACCCCCTTCTCTCAGCACTTTTTAAAACTGTCACTAATTTTGGGCTGTCCATTTACCCGCTAACTTGAACAGCTGGTAATTGCATTATGTTGTCTATAGTGCACAATACAACTATTTGATTTTGTGCATATAAAGGGATTTACGGTATATATGACATTACTGTATGTACTCTAATACATACAATGTTACCCAGTTAAGTATAATACCTAGTTATGGACATGAAATAGGGAACAAATGGGTACCTTTAACAGCAAGTCACATATTTAAACTGTCAGAGTGCTCTGAACACTGTGGTCGGTTTGAGAACTTTGTTTTCTTGATATAAATGACATTTCGTTTGTCTTCTCGGGTGAGGTGGAGGTGGTGATGTAATGAAAGAGCTTTCTGAATCCTGACTCGCTCAGGCTGCTTCGGAACCGGCGTGCAGCGAAGGCGTACAGCAAGGGGTTAATGCAGCTGCTGATGAAGGCTAAGGCTCCAGAGACCAAGACCCCAGTCTGGGCCACTTCATCAAGCCTGTCTGCTGCTTCTGGATATGACTTTCTTATCAGCACAGACACCACTGTCATCAGGTTGAATATGTGGTGAGGGAACCAACACAAGGCAAAGGTGATCACCACGCTGGCAATCAGTGAAGCCGATTTCTGTTTGGTCTTGAAAGTCATTTGCTTTATACGTCTCCCCACGCAGGCATAGCAAATGGACAAGACAGAGAAGGGAATGGCAAAACCCACCAAGGTCTCCAGTACCAGGCAAACAACCTCCTGCATCTCTGAAGTGTACTCCCGGACAGTACACTGCAGCTTCCCATCCACATCGTCAACCCTCTGTGTCAGAATAGTGGGAATGCCAAACAGGAAAGCCAGGATCCAGATGACAGCCAAAGCCTTGAGAAAGACACCTTTCTTCTTCCAATTCTGCATGGCGAAAGGGTAGATGATGGCTACAAAGCGATCTGCGCTCATCAACGTGATCAAGAACACGCTGCCGTACATGCTGGAGTAGATTACATACACCATTGCCTTGCAGAACGTCTCCCCAAAGACCCAGGCATCAGCCAGAGAGTAGATC
Encoded proteins:
- the LOC117425461 gene encoding leukotriene B4 receptor 1-like, which produces MNDSHIYGGSESSSEFWHIERPLACVILGLSFLIGVPGNLLVIVIILRHIKDRSHTVVLILNLAVCDFVVLITLPIWIYSLADAWVFGETFCKAMVYVIYSSMYGSVFLITLMSADRFVAIIYPFAMQNWKKKGVFLKALAVIWILAFLFGIPTILTQRVDDVDGKLQCTVREYTSEMQEVVCLVLETLVGFAIPFSVLSICYACVGRRIKQMTFKTKQKSASLIASVVITFALCWFPHHIFNLMTVVSVLIRKSYPEAADRLDEVAQTGVLVSGALAFISSCINPLLYAFAARRFRSSLSESGFRKLFHYITTSTSPEKTNEMSFISRKQSSQTDHSVQSTLTV